In Cucurbita pepo subsp. pepo cultivar mu-cu-16 chromosome LG04, ASM280686v2, whole genome shotgun sequence, the following are encoded in one genomic region:
- the LOC111793352 gene encoding plasma membrane ATPase 4-like: MPWLLANYCLHCRTVASLIAVYAEWDFARIKGIGWGWAGAIWVYSIITYFPLDILKFTIRYALSGKAWDNMLDNKTAFTTKKDYGIGEREAQWATEQRTMHGLQPPETIFHESSSHEDHSEIAEQAKKRAEIARLRELHTLKGHVESVVKLKGLDIETIQQHYTV, encoded by the exons ATGCCCTGGTTACTTGCTAATTATTGCCTTCATTGCCGCACA GTTGCCTCTCTAATTGCGGTATATGCTGAATGGGACTTTGCAAGGATTAAAGGCATTGGTTGGGGATGGGCAGGAGCCATCTGGGTATACAGTATTATTACTTACTTCCCTCTTGATATTCTCAAATTCACAATCCGATACGCCCTCAGCGGCAAGGCCTGGGACAACATGCTCGACAATAAG ACAGCCTTTACAACCAAGAAGGATTACGGAATAGGCGAAAGAGAAGCACAATGGGCAACAGAACAACGGACGATGCACGGCCTGCAGCCACCAGAAACCATATTTCATGAGAGTAGCAGCCACGAGGATCATTCAGAGATTGCTGAGCAAGCCAAGAAAAGAGCTGAAATTGCAag GCTGAGGGAACTGCACACTCTAAAGGGCCATGTGGAATCAGTGGTGAAGTTGAAGGGGTTGGATATTGAGACTATCCAACAACACTACACTGTTTAA
- the LOC111792801 gene encoding ATPase 9, plasma membrane-type-like, with amino-acid sequence MVHQVLTAIGNFCICSIAVGMVIEILVMYPIQKRPYREGIDNLLVLLIGGIPIAMPTVLSVTMAIGSHRLSQQGAITKRMTAIEEMAGMDVLCSDKTGTLTLNKLTVDKSLIEVKLTQLQFNEKNFCSLAHHGAFMTAGVCIRHERGWCYVVCCKSFQS; translated from the coding sequence ATGGTTCATCAGGTGTTGACAGCCATTGGAAACTTCTGTATATGCTCGATAGCGGTGGGAATGGTCATCGAGATCTTAGTAATGTATCCAATCCAGAAGAGGCCATACAGAGAAGGAATTGACAACTTGTTGGTGCTTCTCATTGGAGGTATTCCCATTGCTATGCCAACCGTTCTGTCGGTAACCATGGCCATCGGATCGCATCGGCTTTCGCAGCAAGGTGCCATTACGAAGAGAATGACAGCAATTGAAGAGATGGCTGGGATGGATGTCCTGTGCAGTGACAAGACAGGAACTCTCACCCTCAACAAGCTCACGGTGGACAAGTCCCTGATTGAGGTCAAGCTCACACAGTTGCAATTCAATGAAAAGAATTTTTGCTCATTGGCTCATCATGGTGCCTTCATGACTGCAGGTGTTTGTATCAGGCATGAACGAGGATGGTGTTATGTTGTATGCTGCAAGAGCTTCCAGAGTTGA
- the LOC111793354 gene encoding ATPase 2, plasma membrane-type-like: MGDISLEDVKNENVDLERIPVEEVFDQLKCTKEGLSTAEGEKRLQIFGPNKLEEKQESKFLKFLGFMWNPLSWVMECAAIMAIVLANGGGRPPDWQDFVGIVVLLIINSTISFIEENNAGNAAAALMAGLAPKTKVLRDGKWKEEEAAILVPGDVISVKLGDIIPADARLLDGDPLKIDQSALTGESLPVTKYPGDEVFSGSTCKQGEIEAVVIATGVHTFFGKAAHLVDSTNQVGHFQKVKESFSSCITKFLGFL, from the exons ATGGGGGATATATCATTGGAAGATGTTAAGAACGAGAACGTTGATCTA GAACGGATTCCTGTGGAGGAAGTTTTTGATCAGTTGAAATGCACGAAGGAAGGATTGAGTACAGCAGAAGGAGAAAAAAGACTCCAAATTTTTGGGCCTAACAAGCTTGAAGAGAAGCAAGAGAGCAAGTTTTTGAAGTTCTTGGGATTCATGTGGAATCCTCTGTCATGGGTCATGGAATGTGCGGCAATCATGGCCATCGTCCTGGCCAATGGAGGAGGGAGACCACCAGATTGGCAAGACTTTGTTGGTATCGTTGTCTTGTTGATCATTAATTCTACCATCAGCTTCATTGAAGAGAACAATGCTGGTAATGCAGCTGCTGCTCTCATGGCTGGTCTTGCCCCTAAAACTAAG GTTCTAAGAGATGGGAAGTGGAAAGAAGAGGAGGCAGCGATTCTGGTTCCAGGAGATGTGATTAGTGTCAAATTGGGAGATATTATCCCGGCCGACGCACGTCTCCTCGATGGCGACCCTTTAAAGATTGATCAGTCTGCTCTTACTGGTGAATCTTTGCCTGTCACCAAGTATCCTGGGGATGAAGTGTTCTCTGGGTCAACTTGTAAGCAAGGTGAGATTGAAGCTGTTGTCATTGCCACTGGTGTGCATACCTTCTTTGGAAAGGCAGCTCATCTTGTGGACAGCACCAACCAAGTTGGTCATTTccaaaaggtaaaagaaagcTTCAGTTCCTGCATAACCAAGTTCTTGGGGTTCCTTTGA
- the LOC111793355 gene encoding DCN1-like protein 5, translated as MASPNRNRAQHAYVAPEASSPAWPTPSPRDTPITIPSSSSSPVAAALWAQLRQIDRLFDLFSGYNHVMDPRGIEKLCTHLEMNHLDVKILMLAWKMKAKKQGYFHRDEWRRGLRKLKVDNMEKLKNALFYLEIEARIPPHFEDFFAYSFKYNLIEERRTSLDVEFLCELLEIVMGPLFRPQVQLLVEFLKTQTMYRVLIMDQWMNIFYFCNQIKFPGLDNYDPNDAWPVIIDSFVEWLKRKQGEEGTHPSSPR; from the exons ATGGCATCTCCTAATCGAAACAGAGCCCAACATGCTTACG TGGCACCAGAAGCAAGCTCTCCGGCGTGGCCTACGCCGTCGCCGAGAGACACACCTATAACAATACCAAGTTCATCTTCGTCCCCTGTTGCTGCTGCTTTGTGGGCTCAACTCAGACAGATCGATCGTCTCTTTGATTTATTCTCCGGCTATAACCATGTCATGGA CCCACGTGGAATTGAGAAACTTTGCACACATTTGGAAATGAATCATTTAGATGTGAAGATATTAATGTTGGCATG GAAAATGAAGGCAAAAAAGCAAGGCTACTTTCATCGG GACGAGTGGCGTCGTGGCCTAAGGAAACTCAAAGTTGACAACATGGAGAAGCTCAAGAATGCACTTTTCTATCTCGAGATTGAG GCAAGAATTCCACCTCACTTTGAAGACTTCTTTGCATATTCGTTCAAATATAACCTCATTG AGGAGAGGCGGACAAGCTTAGACGTGGAATTTCTGTGCGAGTTGCTCGAGATCGTGATGGGTCCTCTTTTCCGTCCGCAAGTTCAGTTACTAGTCGAGTTTCTCAAA ACCCAAACGATGTATAGAGTGCTGATCATGGATCAATGGATGAATATCTTCTACTTTTGCAACCAG ATAAAATTTCCAGGTCTTGATAACTACGATCCAAACGATGCCTGGCCGGTGATTATTGATTCCTTCGTTGAGTGGTTGAAAAGAAAGCAAGGTGAAGAAGGCACCCACCCAAGTTCCCCTCGCTAA
- the LOC111792667 gene encoding chitotriosidase-1-like: MALLKFLLCFLLFPLIFSSSITAGAAPMLPPVKAAYWPSWVLETFPPSAIDTALFTHVYFAFLMPDNRSFAFEFPDTTAAALSQFTTSLTRNNPSVKTLFSIGGGGSDSDLFARIASDASSRQIFIDSSIKTARKFGFHGVDLDWEFPKDTTEMKYFADLIIQWRKTIDREAKTTSRPPLLLTAAVYYASEFRTYGERRSFPAEAISKSLDWINVMCFDYHGSWDTSATGAHAALFDPHTNLSSHYGLRSWISAGVPRNKMVMGIPLYGKSWTLKDPNVHGVGAPATAVGPGDNGILTYVQVQEFNKRTAATVVYDIRTVSAYSYVESSWVGYDSVQSTTTKVEFAQAIGLRGYFFWALSYDSADSEISTHASNAWVHDRR, from the exons ATGGCGcttctcaaatttcttctctgttttcttctttttcctctgaTTTTCTCCTCCTCAATTACTGCCGGAGCTGCTCCGATGCTGCCGCCCGTCAAGGCTGCTTATTGGCCGTCTTGGGTTTTAGAAACATTCCCACCTTCCGCCATTGACACTGCTCTGTTTACCCATGTCTATTTTGCCTTTCTCATGCCGGATAACCGTTCTTTTGCTTTTGAGTTTCCGGACACTACGGCGGCGGCGCTTTCCCAATTTACCACTTCTCTGACGCGGAACAATCCGTCGGTGAAGACTCTGTTTTCGATCGGTGGCGGTGGTAGTGACAGTGACCTGTTTGCTCGTATTGCTTCCGATGCCTCGTCTCGTCAGATTTTCATCGATTCCAGTATTAAAACGGCGAGGAAATTTGGATTTCATGGCGTCGATCTCGATTGGGAATTTCCTAAAGACACGACGGAGATGAAATATTTCGCCGACTTAATAATTCAATGGCGGAAGACAATTGACAGGGAAGCCAAGACAACGTCACGACCCCCACTTCTCCTCACCGCCGCTGTGTACTACGCGTCGGAGTTTCGCACTTATGGTGAGCGGCGATCATTCCCGGCGGAAGCGATTTCGAAAAGTCTTGATTGGATAAACGTAATGTGCTTCGATTACCACGGGTCGTGGGACACGTCCGCTACCGGAGCCCACGCTGCCCTGTTTGACCCACATACGAATTTGAGCTCCCATTACGGCCTCCGTTCATGGATCTCCGCCGGTGTGCCTCGGAACAAGATGGTTATGGGTATTCCTCTGTATGGCAAGTCTTGGACCCTCAAGGATCCTAATGTGCACGGCGTCGGAGCCCCCGCCACGGCTGTCGGTCCGGGTGACAACGGGATCCTAACCTATGTTCAA GTGCAAGAATTCAACAAAAGGACGGCGGCGACAGTGGTATACGACATAAGAACCGTATCGGCGTACTCGTATGTGGAGTCTTCGTGGGTCGGGTACGACAGCGTGCAGTCGACGACGACGAAGGTGGAGTTTGCTCAGGCGATCGGCCTCCGTGGCTACTTCTTTTGGGCTCTCAGTTATGATAGTGCCGATTCGGAAATTTCCACTCATG CTTCAAACGCATGGGTTCATGACCGCCGTTGA
- the LOC111792668 gene encoding chitotriosidase-1-like — protein sequence MASSTKSFRSSVIFLLLLLVLHLHSSAGQTRRKGVYWFSGSEFPVANINSALFTHIFCAFADLNTNTNQVTISSSNAAKFSTFTQTVRQKNPNVKTMLSIGGGSSNPTNFASMASQSGSRKSFIDSSITLARNNGFDGLDLDWEYPSTPTEMNSFATLLTEWRAAVVKESVSSGKPRLLLSAAVFRSSNYYGTPLPVSSISNSLDWINVMSYDFYGPGWSASSTAPPAALFGLGGQVNGNAGIREWIQSGMPANKIAIGFPFYGWAWRLVDQNKNGLYAPANGAATGAGISGGAITYRDIKTFIATNRVTPVYNATVVSNYVYSGTTWIGYDDKQSIAAKVSYANANGLWGYFAWQIAADDDSFTLSRTASTT from the exons ATGGCTTCCTCAACCAAATCATTCCGATCTTCTgttatctttcttcttcttcttcttgttctccATCTCCACTCCTCCGCCGGGCAGACCCGGAGGAAGGGCGTTTACTGGTTTTCCGGCTCCGAATTTCCGGTGGCCAACATAAATTCCGCTCTTTTCACCCACATTTTCTGTGCCTTTGCTGATCTCAATACGAACACAAACCAAGTCACAATTTCGTCTTCAAACGCCGCCAAATTCTCAACCTTTACACAAACCGTTCGTCAAAAAAACCCCAATGTCAAAACGATGTTGTCCATCGGCGGCGGTAGCTCCAACCCCACCAATTTCGCTTCAATGGCTAGTCAATCCGGATCCCGCAAATCCTTCATCGATTCCTCAATTACTCTGGCCCGAAACAACGGTTTCGACGGCCTTGATCTCGATTGGGAGTACCCATCAACCCCAACCGAAATGAACTCGTTTGCTACTCTCCTCACTGAATGGCGCGCCGCCGTGGTTAAAGAATCCGTATCCTCCGGCAAGCCCCGGCTGCTTCTCTCCGCCGCGGTCTTCCGGTCATCTAATTATTACGGAACCCCACTACCCGTTTCGAGTATATCCAATTCTTTGGACTGGATCAACGTCATGTCCTACGATTTCTACGGCCCTGGTTGGTCGGCGAGCTCTACGGCGCCACCGGCTGCTCTGTTCGGGTTGGGCGGGCAGGTAAACGGTAACGCGGGTATAAGGGAGTGGATTCAATCGGGTATGCCGGCAAATAAAATAGCAATTGGGTTTCCGTTTTACGGGTGGGCATGGCGGCTGGTGGATCAGAACAAGAATGGGCTCTATGCTCCAGCGAACGGGGCGGCGACGGGAGCGGGAATTAGCGGCGGAGCAATAACTTACAGGGATATAAAAACGTTTATAGCGACGAACAGAGTGACTCCGGTGTATAACGCGACGGTTGTTTCGAATTATGTGTACTCTGGAACGACATGGATTGGGTATGATGATAAACAGAGCATAGCAGCGAAGGTTTCTTACGCTAATGCGAATGGATTGTGGGGTTATTTTGCTTGGCAAATTGCAGCTGATGATGATAGCTTCACTCTGTCTCGAACAG CTTCAACCACTTAG
- the LOC111793961 gene encoding protein DMP9-like, giving the protein MEMDEHHISTDEDLGIRIYTATPPNEPSSSSPHLHSAVAAGHPSGGRKRRAVAKGMQKTLSRTSMLVNFLPTGTLLTFEMLLPSASGKGECTAVNTMMINVLLGLCTLSCFMFHFTDSFKGGDGKVYYGMVTPRGLAVFKSGLAEVEVPKDERFKVGFTDFVHALMSVMVFMAIALSDHRVTNCLFPGHAADMEEVMESFPLMVGTICSGLFLVFPNTRYGIGCMAN; this is encoded by the coding sequence atggaaatggatGAACACCACATAAGCACCGATGAAGATCTTGGAATTAGAATCTACACCGCCACACCACCAAACGAGCCCTCCTCCTCCAGCCCGCACCTACACTCCGCCGTGGCGGCAGGGCACCCGAGCGGAGGGCGGAAACGCCGAGCAGTGGCAAAAGGGATGCAAAAAACGCTATCCAGAACCTCAATGCTAGTGAACTTCCTACCCACAGGCACCCTGCTGACGTTCGAAATGCTGCTGCCGTCGGCATCCGGGAAAGGGGAGTGCACGGCGGTGAACACGATGATGATAAACGTACTCCTGGGGCTGTGCACGCTGTCGTGCTTCATGTTCCATTTCACGGACAGTTTCAAAGGCGGGGACGGGAAAGTGTACTACGGGATGGTGACGCCGAGAGGGCTGGCGGTTTTCAAGTCAGGGCTGGCGGAGGTGGAGGTGCCGAAAGACGAGAGGTTCAAAGTTGGGTTCACTGATTTTGTTCACGCCCTTATGTCGGTCATGGTTTTCATGGCCATCGCGTTGTCTGATCATAGAGTCACCAATTGTTTGTTCCCTGGACACGCGGCGGACATGGAGGAGGTCATGGAGAGCTTTCCTTTGATGGTGGGGACCATTTGTAGTGGCctctttttggtttttcctaACACTAGATATGGCATTGGCTGCATGGCCAATTGA
- the LOC111794054 gene encoding protein ABHD17B-like: protein MGNVTGSVAAKFAFFPPDPATYDVYRGEDGRLAFSGVSADSNMNVHLLDTKAGNRIVATFWKHPFARFTLLYSHGNAADLGQMHELFIELRAHLRVNIMSYDYSGYGASTGKPSEFNTYYDIEAVYNCLKSDYGIKQEDLILYGQSVGSGPTLHLGSRLQRLRGVVLHSAILSGIRVLYPVKMTFWFDIFKNIDKIRLVTCPVLVIHGTNDDIVDWSHGKRLWELAKEKYDPLWVNGGGHCNLETYPEYIKHLRRFINAMEKLSAKQTATKQLTSTPSITEEKHNKCLRFGKK from the exons atGGGAAATGTAACCGGCAGTGTCGCTGCGAAATTTGCCTTCTTCCCTCCTGACCCTGCCACCTATGACGTTTACAGAGGCGAGGATGGACGCCTCGCCTTCTCCGGCGTCTCCGCCGATAGCAACATGAACGTTCATTTGCTTGATACCAAGGCCGGGAACAGGATCGTCGCTACCTTCTGGAAACACCCTTTTGCCCGATTTACGCTTCTTTATTCCCATGGGAATGCCGCTGACCTCGGTCAGATGCACGAGCTCTTCATTGAGCTCAGAGCTCATCTCCGCGTCAACATTATGAG CTACGACTATTCGGGGTACGGCGCATCGACCGGTAAG CCATCTGAATTCAATACATATTACGATATAGAAGCTGTTTACAACTGTTTGAAGAGTGATTATGGGATCAAGCAAGAAGACTTGATATTATATGGCCAATCTGTGGGGAGTGGACCGACGTTACACTTGGGGTCTCGATTACAAAGACTAAGAGGTGTCGTTCTCCACAGCGCCATACTTTCGGGCATTCGAGTATTGTATCCTGTCAAAATGACATTTTGGTTCGACATTTTCAAG AACATAGACAAAATAAGGCTGGTGACATGTCCCGTGTTAGTCATACAT GGAACAAATGATGATATTGTTGATTGGTCCCATGGAAAACGACTGTGGGAGCTTGCGAAAGAAAAATACGACCCGTTATGGGTGAACGGCGGGGGACATTGTAACCTCGAGACGTATCCGGAGTACATTAAGCACTTGCGCAGGTTCATCAATGCAATGGAGAAGCTCTCAGCTAAGCAAACGGCAACGAAACAACTCACTTCGACCCCGAGTATTACGGAGGAGAAACATAACAAATGCTTGAGATTTGGGAAAAAGTAG